CTATTGCACAAGACGGGGAGGAGTATAAAACCCTAGTTGAAGATTCGAATGAAacaaaggaaaaagaagaagatgaagatggtgaAGAGTGCGGTTTTTGCACATATATAAAGGCAGGTGAGTGCAAGGAATCATGGATAGAATTGGAGAAGTGTTTGGATGAAGCCAAGAAGAACGACGGTGAAAGTGACGTCACTAAGTGCAAGGAGGCGAGAAAGATGTTCAAGACTTGTATTTATGACAACCCTGTTCACTATGAGCCCGTTATTGCTGCGGAAACTTATATGTTCGCCAAGATGTTAAGCGATCTTCAAGCCAAAAAGGAGGCCGTTCTTGTTGACAAGGCTCAAGTGGTTGCCAAGATGTTAAGCGAACTGAAAGCGGAAAAAGAGGCCATTCTCTCTGGTGATGCTGCCTCCATTGTTAAAGCGTTAAGCAAGTTGCAAAAAGATGAGGAGGAGACCATTAACATTCTGCCCGCTGAGGCTGCAGCGATTGCAAAGAAGTTTAGCGAGTTGGAAGCgaaaaagaaggagaaggaagaaaagTGATTATTATCATGGTAACATTCTTTTATGAAAATTGACGAATTTGATAGACTGATATTGATACTTTGTGTGAATGTGTCAATTTAGATGAATATTctgattctcttttttttgtttctctttagTTTTGTTAATGAATTTGGGAATTCTTTTATGATTTAATAAATCCATTGATTTTTAAATCAGACAGATAGATTTCAGAATCAAACATACAAAATtcataatcaaaataaatgGATTATTAAAATCAATCAAATGGATTTGCAATAAATTCAgctttataataaaacaaagtatATAAAAAGTATAACACATTCATATATCAAACGTTTATAAAATCTCTCCACATATTTGTTGCTATTGTGGCTCTCACCTGATTGGCATGTCCCCTTTGCTGATCCTAAGTTACAAGAATTTCTTCATCATTGTTATTAACTAACTTCTTCAAGATTTTCTACATCATCAGAGTCTTTCTCTTCAGGAAAATTAGTTGTTCTACAAAATTTTCGAAGAAAATTATGTAAcccaacacatgcaagtacgATCTCTGTTTGTGtcttgttaaaaaaaagagGTGCCGATTCAAAAATTAGAAACCGAGATTTGAATATACCAAAAATTATCTCTCCACCATAAATTTGTTGAATGTGCCATTACTGTCACGCAAACCCGAAGCAACAACATCTAAAAGTAAATTTAgctaagttttattttcttcaggACTCCATTTAATATATGAACCTTTTGCTCGTTCTTGCAATGGTTCTTGTGTTTCTTGATGCGATTCTCCCATTGATGCTTCTGGTTAGGTCTAtgtgtttgtgtgtttataaAATTCTGTGTGTATAATGAAGATTATATAGAAATCATGACACATGTATTATGGAAAACCGAAAATCAATAAAGaaataatacaaaatagaaAATCAGGAAATATAACTTGTTCAAAAGAAACATTTTACAAACGATGACATATTCTACTAAAAAATGGAAGTTGGTGTAAATAATAGAATATTGCATGATGAAAGTGCTTATGgcttatttgaaaattttgttttatacgTGAGgtattgacatttttttttgttggagaaAAACTTATAAgacaaatccattcaaaataacaaactatcaatatttgttttttttgtatattactctttaaaacacttataaatctATTCAAAACCAAATTCAAATCAAATTCTTAATCAAATCCTTACTATTGAATAACACCtaattttcaaatctattttaaaatcatagaaccaataacaatgaatttagatacatattttaaaatcatagaaccaataacactagattttgctTGGATTTTTAAATCCATTTAAATGTACAAACCAATACTTCATCTTGTCTTGTGGGAAATTTACAACCTTTGCTTGAATAATTTAATGCAATTCTACAACTTTGTCAATCACATTTCGTctaccaaataactaatatcatTTGTGGCAGTCCTAGTCGTATCTGAGCCAAAACCCTGGTGATTAACAATAGCATATTGTCTGTTAAGGAGAAGTTAAAATACATTATAAGAACAGAAACACCTTATAAAGGGACTTGAATAACAAAGGGGTTTAGCCCACCGCAACATCTCTATTCAGTTTTATAATAAAGACAAATTTATAGCTTTATATGTTACATTAACTTACAAGCGGTAAACGCATATATAAGCAAGTCGAGTCCTTCTTTGGGCCGGGATGAAGATAATATACATTCACATATGACCTTGAATCAAGGTaggtaagagcatctccaacccaactgCATAATTTACTGGAAAATAGAgtaaattatgtatttatgaacaaacaaaaaaagttttactcCAAATATGGAGTAAtgcattttttgtttgttcataacTGCATAGTTTATtccattttgcagtaaattatgcagttgggttggagatgctcttaatcAGTACTCATCAGAATTGGTGCATAGTTTTTGGTTTATGAATTCCAAATTGTATGGCAGTCAGTATAGGAAAACAAATCCTAGAGATTGATCTACATAATtaacttctttttattttattttaagataaaaaaaatcatatcgtTGACCAAAAAATATCAGATGTGATTTCAGGGGCTCATATTCCAACGGCCCAATAAACTCAATTAATTGTGTTCAGTTGTGTCACTGACTCACGGAGACCGTGggacattttaaaaaatttcacgAGTGACATTTTTCTACTTTGAATGAGTACCAAAAACTGTTACAAATCCGAAAATATTGTGAGAGTTTGATCAAAGAAAACTTATCAACAGTTGATTAGTTTAATTCGGATATTAGTATATGTCGTTAcatgcatcttttttttttttttgtatttgctgCCTCTAAAAGATAGGGTTAGACGAATTTGCTGAGTCAGAACttgataatattattattaccgGATAAAGAGACAAATCGTACGATTGCTATAACTCACCGACCGATAATATCACAACCGTCGATTTTCATTTATGATAAGGGCAAAACTGGAAAAACAGATAAAAACAATTTGGCTGCTTACGTCATCATGACGAGTTCTTAGTTATCCAAAAATCATCTTCACAAAGCTGTCCTTTTTATTAGCTCTCTCGATCACATAAACTCTGTTTATAGATTCTTAGCAGATATTGCAGGTGCGTTTTGATTCTTTCTCACTCTATCGATCGTTGATTCTCGAAAAATGGGTTTTGGGGTTGAGGTTTCGATCTTGTAGTTACTGTTTGATTTGATTCAGAGTGGTGTTTTGTCGATCTGACTTGTGTTTGTTTCAGGGTTTGTTCGTTTGGTCGAAAACCATGAAgaaagtttgtttctttatgTTCCTTCTCTGCTTAAACGCAGCGTCTTTTCTGGTGGTAAGaagacttatcaaaaaaaaaaaaaaagcttgaaACTTTGTTCTTTCTTACCATCACTGATTACATATCTGATATCTCCAATTGATTTGGTTCGTGTGAAGTCTGCTGAGTCACAAACGTGTCCTGCTGATTTGGGAGGGAAGTGCAGTGATTCTGATGAGTGGCAAGGAGAGTTCTTCCCTGGAATCCCTCAGATTAAATATGAGGTAACAATCATTACTTGTACTACAGTATGTGTAGATCATATACATATTGTTGCATGTGTAGATTA
This genomic stretch from Brassica napus cultivar Da-Ae chromosome C9, Da-Ae, whole genome shotgun sequence harbors:
- the BNAC09G32670D gene encoding uncharacterized protein BNAC09G32670D, with translation MGSATSLNLARSEEENPSLNQRESSPIAQDGEEYKTLVEDSNETKEKEEDEDGEECGFCTYIKAGECKESWIELEKCLDEAKKNDGESDVTKCKEARKMFKTCIYDNPVHYEPVIAAETYMFAKMLSDLQAKKEAVLVDKAQVVAKMLSELKAEKEAILSGDAASIVKALSKLQKDEEETINILPAEAAAIAKKFSELEAKKKEKEEK